A single region of the Buteo buteo chromosome 18, bButBut1.hap1.1, whole genome shotgun sequence genome encodes:
- the CREBZF gene encoding CREB/ATF bZIP transcription factor — translation MRHSLTQLLAASSGGASPSGAVWPLAGAGQAPRGRDGGGEGDPGPARPKPQQPPRREAGASEPRRQEKEPEAPGGPLEVWEQEDWFPGLELGDLLEAARPDWDLDAELSGCFCGEPEPPPPPGQGQRPAAPGRRNGGAGSRLKAAAAARLNRLKKKQYVLGLESRLQGLAAENRQLRDRNRGLSRRLRELERESSYLRAVLANQSALGQLLSRLAGIRAGGLQLGTSLFRDTGSPRRHHHHLQPAGESSDHDYALPSSRPAGLEEAAAVVAETEEEWAAAGGICLHVDRDQVSVEFCSICARRAAASFKIFSFRCLPCQAPLCRG, via the coding sequence ATGCGCCACAGCCTCACCCAACTGCTGGCGGCCTCCTCCGGCGGAGCGAGCCCCTCGGGCGCCGTCTGGCCGCTAGCCGGCGCGGGGCAGGCCCCGCGAGGGCGGGATGGCGGCGGGGAAGGGGATccgggcccggcgcggcccAAGCCACAGCAGCCgccgcggcgggaggcgggcgCCTCGGAGCCGCGGCGGCAAGAGAAGGAACCGGAGGCGCCCGGTGGCCCGCTGGAGGTGTGGGAGCAAGAGGACTGGTTCccggggctggagctgggagacCTGCTGGAGGCGGCCCGGCCGGACTGGGACCTGGACGCGGAGCTGAGCGGCTGCTTCTGTGGGGAACCGgagccgccgcccccgccgggccAGGGCCAGAggccggcggcgcccggccgGAGGaacggcggggccgggagccggctgaaggcggcggcggcggcgcggctgAACCGGCTGAAGAAGAAGCAGTAcgtgctggggctggagagccGCCTGCAGGGCCTGGCTGCCGAGAACCGGCAGCTGCGGGACCGCAACCGCGGCCTGAGCCGGCGCCTGCGAGAGCTGGAGCGGGAGAGCAGCTACCTGCGGGCCGTGCTGGCTAACCAGAGCGCTCTAGGGCAGCTCCTGAGCCGCCTAGCCGGGATCCGCGCCGGCGGGCTGCAGCTCGGCACCAGCCTCTTCAGGGACAcgggcagcccccgccgccatCACCACCACCTCCAGCCCGCCGGCGAGAGCAGCGACCACGACTACGCCCTGCCCAGCTCCCGGCCTGCCGGCctggaggaggcggcggcggtggtggcGGAGACGGAGGAGGAGtgggcggccgccggcgggaTCTGCCTCCACGTGGACCGGGATCAGGTGTCGGTGGAGTTCTGCTCCATCTGTGCTCGGCGGGCGGCGGCCTCCTTCAAAAT
- the CCDC89 gene encoding coiled-coil domain-containing protein 89, which translates to MSSGVTGFSLLSPQRQKPTETAATNSQGKENTRGSMALDEREAGMANSTSDPEMGKDTEDLTKGLEELRESPEEEKSEKALLHSRLQQQHHLICILKKKADDACKRCRDLEQLNMELEKLRTEDAVKMKTQTQRIQHLEGHIMDLAKNHEKMMQFRDEHRKRHMQLQEENKRLRQNEVLFSQTVKEKEAEVLQLVAQARKLSQQLDSLQEKCAYESRRAQEREKELLEAQSQQASAHAWEVDALKNQLQCLQEEHQQTVAQVERAENQQRAQGIELQAKLERANEEKERLLNLVMERGKALQDEQQREIEQLGKKLEAAEKARQRAGKRLMKEAAAVDNELKVQELQRQLESSKQAYNELSLQFDAYRKHAMDLLTKEKALNVKLRHFIA; encoded by the exons ATGAGTTCTGGGGTGACTGGTTTCAGCCTCTTATCGCCACAGAGACAGAAACCCACGGagacagcagcaacaaacagtcaggggaaagaaaacaccCG GGGCTCCATGGCTCTGGATGAGAGAGAGGCAGGGATGGCCAACTCCACAAGTGATCCAGAAATGGGCAAAGACACAGAAGATCTGACAAAAGGCCTGGAGGAACTCCGTGAGAGCCCCgaagaggagaagagtgagAAGGCTCTGCTGCATTCACGCCTACAACAGCAGCATCACCTTATctgtatactgaaaaaaaaagcagacgACGCATGCAAACGCTGCAGAGACCTGGAGCAGCTCAACATGGAGCTGGAGAAACTGAGGACAGAGgatgctgtgaaaatgaaaactcagaCCCAACGGATTCAGCACTTGGAGGGGCACATCATGGATCTGGCCAAGAACCATGAAAAAATGATGCAGTTCAGGGACGAACACAGGAAACGGCAtatgcagctgcaggaggagaatAAGCGCCTGCGGCAGAACGAGGTGCTTTTCAGCCAGACtgtgaaggagaaggaagctgAAGTCCTCCAGCTCGTGGCCCAGGCCAGAAAGCTCTCGCAGCAGTTAGACTCCTTACAGGAGAAATGTGCTTATGAGAGTCGCAGAGCCCAGGAGCGAGAAAAGGAGCTGCTAGAAGCTCAGAGCCAGCAAGCAAGTGCCCACGCCTGGGAAGTCGACGCACTAAAAAACCAGCTGCAATGCCTGCAGGAGGAGCACCAACAAACCGTTGCACAGGTAGAGCGCGCAGAAAATCAGCAGAGGGCTCAGGGCATCGAGCTGCAGGCCAAGCTGGAGAGGGCGAACGAGGAGAAAGAGCGACTACTGAATCTGGTCATGGAGAGGGGCAAAGCTCTGCAAGATGAGCAACAACGGGAAATTgagcagctggggaagaagctggaggctgcagaaaaagccaggcagagagcagggaagcGCCTCAtgaaagaggcagcagcagtggaCAATGAGCTGAAGGTCCAAGAGCTCCAACGACAGCTCgaaagcagcaagcaggcaTACAACGAACTCTCGCTGCAGTTTGACGCTTACAGAAAGCACGCTATGGATTTGCTGACTAAAGAAAAAGCGCTGAACGTCAAACTCCGTCATTTTATCGCATAA